Proteins found in one Triticum urartu cultivar G1812 chromosome 4, Tu2.1, whole genome shotgun sequence genomic segment:
- the LOC125552067 gene encoding dnaJ protein ERDJ3A: MGIPIRSLLVASLVLSSIALHVAAKTLDPYKVLGVDKNASQRDIKKAFHKLSLKYHPDKNKEKGAQQKFEEINNAHEILSDEEKRKTYDLYGDEKGNPGMGAGNFGSHDFTGGGPRTTYFSSGDGWQTMGGQGNSKTFSFSFGGNPGAGGGNPFGFDLGDVFSNMFSGGSMGGNQHGGFAGSGKPSARTSSQHKNPVTIQEVTMQTFNKEIADQGITWLLLFYTQQAKGQFVLESVLEDVARSLDGAVRAGKVNCDIEKALCKKNGVSVGKSARLFIYSYSTAEKGSLHEYSGDSDAKSLKTFCQEHLPRFSRRVDINQFNFPSNAFPNLPEVLLLSTKKDTPTMWRAVSGMFHSRLTFYDAEVKDVSLPLLKRLGVKNVPALVGRTVNGEVQLLKDGISVKDLRSGIKELKTLLESFEKKNKKLASEQAKKHAKASEPKENKIPLLSASNFEETCGERAPVCIIGVFKSNKAKEKLESILSEISQKTLIRGQSYSSGNAITYALLDGNKQSAFLSSFDKSGYKSSDKLLLAYKPRRGRFAVYKGEVSMEEAERFVVSVLNGDVQLSATGQKPVLR; this comes from the exons ATGGGGATCCCAATCCGATCTCTCCTCGTCGCCTCTCTCGTCCTCAGTTCGATCGCCCTGCATGTCGCGGCCAAAACCTTGGATCCCTACAAG GTTCTTGGGGTTGACAAGAATGCCAGTCAAAGGGATATTAAGAAAGCTTTTCACAA GCTTTCACTAAAATATCATCCTGACAAGAATAAAGAGAAGGGTGCACAGCAGAAATTTGAAGAGATAAATAATG CACATGAGATTTTGTCAGATGAAGAGAAGAGGAAAACCTATGATCTCTACGGTGATGAGAAGGGTAACCCAGGTATGGGTGCTGGAAATTTTGGGAGCCATGACTTCACTGGTGGTGGCCCCAGGACTACCTATTTCTCATCGGGTGATGGATGGCAGACAATGGGTGGTCAGGGAAATTCAAAAACATTCTCCTTCTCGTTTGGTGGCAACCCTGGGGCTGGCGGGGGAAATCCGTTTGGCTTTGATCTTGGTGATGTTTTCTCAAACATGTTTTCTGGTGGATCAATGGGTGGTAACCAGCATGGTGGGTTTGCTGGTTCTGGTAAACCCAGTGCCAGAACTTCCAGTCAGCATAAAAACCCTGTCACTATTCAGGAGGTTACGATGCAAACATTCAACAAAGAAATAGCTGACCAAGGAATAACTTGGCTTCTGCTATTCTATACACAACAAGCAAAAGGTCAATTTGTGCTTGAAAGTGTTCTGGAGGATGTGGCTCGTTCATTGGATGGTGCAGTGAGG GCTGGCAAGGTAAATTGTGATATTGAAAAGGCCCTTTGCAAGAAAAACGGGGTTTCAGTAGGTAAATCGGCTCGTCTCTTCATTTATTCGTACAGCACTGCAGAGAAAGGGTCTTTGCATGAGTACTCTGGAGATAGTGATGCTAAGAGCCTGAAGACATTCTGTCAAGAACACCTGCCGAGATTCTCCAGACGGGTCGACATTAACCAATTCAATTTCCCTTCCAATGCCTTCCCAAACCTTCCTGAAGTGCTTTTGCTGTCAACAAAGAAGGACACACCAACGATGTGGCGAGCAGTCAGTGGGATGTTCCACAGTCGTTTGACATTCTATGATGCAGAG GTTAAGGATGTTTCCCTTCCACTGCTCAAACGCCTTGGCGTGAAGAACGTTCCAGCGCTCGTTGGTCGAACAGTTAACGGTGAGGTGCAACTTCTGAAGGATGGTATTTCAGTGAAAGATCTCCGATCTGGCATCAAAGAATTGAAGACCCTGCTAGAAAGTTTtgagaagaagaacaagaagctAGCATCGGAACAAGCTAAGAAACATGCCAAGGCAAGTGAACCGAAGGAAAACAAAATCCCTCTCCTCAGCGCCTCCAATTTCGAGGAAACCTGTGGAGAGAGGGCTCCAGTATGCATCATTGGTGTTTTCAAGTCCAACAAAGCCAAGGAAAAGCTGGAGAGCATCCTGTCTGAG ATATCTCAGAAGACTCTGATCAGGGGGCAGAGCTACAGCTCTGGAAACGCAATCACCTACGCCTTGTTGGACGGCAACAAACAATCTGCGTTCCTGTCCTCGTTCGACAAGTCCGGATACAAGTCGTCCGATAAGCTCCTGCTCGCGTACAAGCCTCGACGGGGGAGGTTCGCTGTGTATAAGGGTGAGGTGTCAATGGAAGAAGCTGAAAGGTTTGTGGTTTCCGTCCTGAATGGAGACGTGCAGTTGTCAGCAACCGGACAGAAGCCAGTTCTTAGGTAG